CAAAGTATTAATTACCGGTCCCAGTGGCAGTGGCAAAACCACTTTGATAAACCTTTTAAGCGGCAGGCTAAACGACTACAAAGGCTCGCTGAAATTAAACAATATAGAATACTCATCATTTAATAATCTTTCATTTTTAAAAATATTTGGCTTACAACCGCAGAGTTATCATATTTTTAACGATACTATTGCCAATAATATTGCCTTATCAAATGACAAATATAGTTCTGAACAAATAAATTCAGCCGTGAAAAAAGCACAATTATCAGAAAAAATCACCTCACTTTCACAAGGATTGAAGACCCTTATCGGTTCAGAAAGCGAGGTATTCTCTGGAGGGGAATTGCAAAGAGTCTCCTTGGCACGTTTCTTTATAAGAAAGCGCCCCATTCTGATCGTCGACGAAGGGACATCAGCGCTCGATAAAAATAATGCTTACAAAGTAATGAACCTTTTGACTCAGGATAAGAATTTAACCTTATTCGTCATTACCCACAGTATCGATAACGACGTCTTGAGCCTCTTCAACAAACATATCAATCTTTCTCAAGAATAAATTATTATACATAAACATCTAATAAATCCCATCACGCATTGTGGAATCTGTTAGATGTTTTTGCTTCTATGAAAATATTTTTTTGAAAGCAAGCATATTATAAAGTGCTATTCTTTATTTAGTGCTTCAGACACAAAAAAAGTCGAGTTGACACTCGACTACTCCAATTGATTCTTCTCTTTTCGAGTACTGTCTCGAATCGCTTTGTAAACTTTCATTCTAGCGACGCCAACATCACGGACATTTTCCATGGCAAAACGTTTGGTTATACTGTCTTTTCTAGAAATATAATGATACAAAGGAAGATTATCTAAATAAAATTGACGTGCGACGGTCGCATATTCAACATTAAAGACTTGATCTTCCATTAAATCCAAATCAGTTTGGAATCTTAATTTGTTATCAGTAATAATTGAACGAATGTAGGCTTTGTTCCACGTGTAACCCATCACAGTACCTGTCATTTTAATTATTTGTTTGATAGCTTCGTCTCGCCCAACGACTGATGTTTGACGATTTGAAACCTTATTTTTCACTTTGCCATTCTCGCCCTCATTAAAAAAACCGCAAGTAACCATATCTACATCGTAATCTTCAAATTTGGAAAGAAAGTGTTCTACGTAACTGGGTTCAACCCAATCATCTCCATCAATGAACGTTACTAAGTTACCATCGGCATTGGCTAATCCAGTATTGCGGGCAGCCGAAACACCTGCATTTTGTTTGTGGCAAACAACAGAGATCCAATCATATTTTTTTTCATAAGAAAAAATTATTTTCCGAGTTTGATCTGTAGAACAATCGTCCACAATAATTAAATCAAAATTACGATTAGTCTGAGCGACCACCGATTCAATCGAGCTTGAAATGTAGCTATCTACGTTATAAGCTGTCATAATAATTGAAAGTTTATTTTTCACTATAAGTCACCTTATTATTATTTTACTTCTAATGACCCAAAATACGCAACAAGACCGGGGAGGATAAAAATGCAACGTATCTTAAATCTTGAAGGTGCCATAAATTTACGTGAACTTGGTGGATATCCCACTAAAGATGGTACAACAATTAAATATAATAAACTCCTTCGTTCAGGAGACATAAGTAACTTAACAGCCAATTCTTTAAAGTACCTTAAAAAGTATGGTTTAAAATATGTTGTCGATTTCCGTTCGGAGAATGAACAACAAACATGGTCAGACGTTTCTTCTGATTTTTACAGAATTTATTCTGATCCCGTTTACCCACTAACCGGTAATGGAGACAAGTTAGCTGGAGCTATCAATCATGGCGATTATTCATATTTAGGCTTAATCTACCAAAGCGTTGTTCTCGACAAACATGGACAAGCAGCTTATAAAATGTTGTTCGACCTCTTACTTGATAACGACCAAGACCATCAATCCCTACTCTTTCATTGTGCCGCTGGTAAAGACAGAACCGGTATCGGTGCCCTTTTAATTTTGAAAGCTTTAGACGTAGACAATGAAACCATCACTAAAGATTATTTATTGACTAATCTAATGTACCAAGACAGCAAAGAAATCGAGAAAACTTTAAACGACGCCAACGGTAATCAAGATATTAACAAAATGAATATGACCAAAGCCGATTTAGAAAGCATTACCTCAATTTTTAACGCCATCGAACATTACTATGGAAGTTTTGAGAATTATCTAGACAAAGCCCTCGGAATTGATCAAGCAAAATTGGATAAATTAAAACAGCTTTATACCGAATAACAAATTATAAATATCCAATTATATCAAACTAGATTAGCGTAATAGATTTGGCTTTAGTTATAATACAAGTGGGAAGATAAACTTACCTTACACAACTGCAAAATGTCTATCAGTCTTCCTGAAACACAATCTAATCTTTCTTATTTGACTGAAACAAAACCATTTGTCGTTTTCCTCATACATTATTGTATGAGGTTTTTTTGTTAACATATTCGAACATTTCTAAGCACGACGAAGAAATATTTTGTATAATTAAGTTTCGGATATAACTATACAACATGTGATCTTTTTGTGAACTTTTCGCAAATGGCTTCATATAAGTAGTGGCGTCTTGTATACTTATTTTGTCAACATAATGGAGGAATGCAAAAATGTTTTGTCCAAATTGTGGCCATAAAGTTGAGCCAAATCAAAAATTTTGTGATAATTGCGGCTATGCCCTAAAAAAGAAAAATACTGAAACTTCAAATGAAGCTAAGGATGATGACTCAGTTCGTTCTTTGTCTGAAATTGAAAAGGAATTAAACCAAGAAGATCCTTCTTCAAAGAAAACTGAAAAGAAGTCTGTCTTACAACAAGCTCCTGCTCAAAAACGTGAATATGACCAGCACAATGAGTCTCAGGAAAAAGAACCAGAAATGAAGACCTTCAAACAAAATGATCGTTCATCATTTCAAAAGGCTTCTCAAACGCATCGTGATGAACCTTTAGATGATAGAACTCAAGTCTATAGTAAAAATGACTTTAATCCAATTTCTCAAAAGCCATATAAAAATAACTATGACGACCCTATCAAGGAACCTCTTGGTGATTCTTTCAAACCAACCGAAAGCGAATTACGCGCCGCCAAAGCTAAACAAGCGGCTGAACAAACTGATCCCAATGATGGTTTTATCCACAATATGATCAAGTTTGCTAAAAACAATGCTTTTATCAGTATCATCGCTGTCATTATTGTAGCCATCTTATTGGTATTCAAACGTAACTATGGTTTTATTGCTTTAGCTGTCGTATTAATTGTTTGGTTTTTACTTTCCCAATTGGGTCACGGTAATGAAACAGGTGCGAATAAGGCTCTCAAACGTGAAACATCTTTAAAAAAGTCTCAACCAGACAATGATTCAGGTAACGATTACGTCGCAGATAGACATGAAAGTAAACCTCGTAACAAGAAAAACTATGCGGAAGATAGAATTAAAACTAACAAAAAGACTACTGCTCAAAAAATCATTATTATCTCTTCTATCATTGGTTTTATAGCTTCTATCGGTGGTCCCTTCTTAAATGGTGTCTCATTGACAAGTACTATCTCAACGGCAGCTAACTATACTGCTAACCTTGGTACTGCTCAACCCACTTGGATTACTAATGGTTTTTCAGCGATCCGTTTAATTTGTTTCCTTTCACCAATCATCGCTTTGATTGCGGCTAGTTTTAGAACTCGTGGATCTATCCGCTTGGTAAGAATCTTCACACTACTACCAACGATACTTTATGCTGCTTTATACGGTGCCTTGTATGCTGGATTGGTCAATTCAACAGCTATTACTGGTCAAGTGGCTGTTACTACCAACGGATCGTTTGGTACTAGTTTCTATGTATTACTAATAACTGCAATTGTTTCATTAATAATGTCGTATACTTTACGTCCAAAAATAAGATAAACCTCTTAGAGGTTTATTTTTTTGACCATTAATTAAATCAAATCAGCAAAACAATTTTTATATAAATTGAACCACAAATGTAATCACTTTCACATATACTTATTTATGCAAGAATATTGGGGGTGTCTGGATGAGGTTCTATAAGCATATTTCAAAAAATATAAAAACATTTTTACTATTAATCATACCTTTCTTAGTATTAGGTTTATCAATTTTTTCATCCGAACAACTTACTAAAGCTGACGAAGAAATTGTCGTTGTTCCTAAATACACACCTACTAAAGATCCTAAGAAATTTTTAGGAATCTGGTTAACTAGTGGTTATTCCTTACAGCCTAAAGAGGATTACTACGTTACCGTAAATGATTCCGTTACTATTAAGACGAACACTGGACGTTCAGTCTGGACCTTTTTAACCGGAGCTTTAGACTCAGATAGTTATCAATGGTGGCAAACTACTGATGGCAAAAACTGGACTAAAGTTAGTAAAGCAGATGGCGGTAAGAAACGTAAGTTACCTGTCACCCCTAAAGCAGCCGGAACGACTTGGTATCAGTTGGATACTCAGTATGCTTTTTTGGGTATCAACAAAAAGAATTTTTATTCACGAATTGGGGCTGTTCATGCCCTACCAGAACCAGTGGATGCTACCTCTTTAGACGTAACTGTTGATGACGACTACCTATACAATACGAGCGATCAATTATCCAATACGACTTATGCGCACGCCAAACCAACGCCAAGTAACGCTACAGGAACAATAACTTGGTCGGTTGACGATTCTAGTCTGGCAACAATCGATGAAGATGGTGAGATTACAGCCAATAAAGATGGTAAGTCAGGAATCGTTACAGTTATTGCCACTATGACCAATCCTAGTGGCAATAAAATCACTGGTACAAAAACCGTCGAAATCGGTGGTGGATTAGATGACCAAAAAGTTAAATCTGGTGAAAATGCTACATTCACTTTGAAAGGCAATACTGGTGGTGAAGACGATGAAGAGAATAACGGTTCTGTTTCGATCGACTGGTACCGTTACGACCCCGTTACGGACGCTAAAACCAAAGTAGAAAGCGACGGCGGTCCTTCATATACAACTGACGACACCACTTATGCCGACAACAACGCCTTCTACCAAGCAGTCTTGACTCTGAAAATCAATCTTATCTCTAAAACAATCACGACTAACAAAGCCCGATTGACAGTTACTCCATCAGGAGATCCTAATATTCAAATAACGAATAAAATGACCAATAAATCCTATTCAGATGAATCAGACAATGATCATTTGCTTAATAATGTCGTCAATCAGGATAATATTACTTATCACGATACCCTCAAAAACGATAGTTCTGAAGGATTGCTAAAGGATGCCTTCTACGTGATTCCAATGCACAGCGGCACTGAAATCAATAGTGTTAAAATCAATGACGAAAAATTAGATACTGATCGTTATTCAATTATTCACGAAGACGATTCCGATACCGACAACCTTGTTATTTCATTAGATAATCTAAATATGCAAGAAACGGCAGACATTGATGTGGATACGACCGCCGAAAATATCACTCAAAAAGAAGAACGCTCTTACATTCCTTATGTATACGGAACTAACAATGACGGTAATATCTATCGCAAGGAAGCTCCTATTGACAAAATAAATTACATTACAAATAGTTTATCTGCCACTGTGCAAGATATTAACTTTGGAACAATCAATTCTTTCAGCAAAGATACTTTGAAACACCGTTCTACCGAAGCAAATTCATCTGACAATATTATTGATTTTGATGACCAACGTCGAGATAAAAATGGCGTGAAAGTTTACGTCTCCCAGATGAATGAGTTCATGGACAATAACAATGAAACTTTGCCAGTTAGTCTAAGATATTACGAAGGTACTTCCTACACAGAAGTATTAAATAACAAGGTTCAAATCGCTCAAACCGATAATGGTCAGGCAGTCTCAGCAATAAACTGGGCTAAAGACGATGGCTTATTACTCCATGTTAACGAAGACCATTTGAAAGCCGGAAAGTATAGTACTACTTTGACCTGGTATTTCGAAAATAGTATATAAATATATCTCTATGAAAAAAAGTACAATTAAATTTGTGCTTTTTTTATACCATAATATAAATATAATTAATCATTTTATAGTCTAAATAAATTAGATATTTTACTAAAATTGCTTTATAAAAAATCACTAATTATATACAATTAAAATATGTCTAAACTAGTGGGGATAAAATTGTGGTTATTTTCAAATTACGAGTAATCAAACTGCTTTTTACTTTAGTTGTAATGTTCACAACTTTTTTTGTGGTGCTCACTAACGAACAAATTATAGTTGCTGACTCATCCAATACTTATACTCCTAAATACGCTCCTAGTCCTGGTCCAAAGCGAATCCTGGGTGTTTTAACTAATACCGCATACGTCACTCAACCTCAACCAGACTACTACATTACTGCAGGAGATACTTTAAAAATCAGAACAGACATCGACTGGCCTTTTTGGTATACACCACCACTATTTACCCATTATACTTGGTGGCAATCTACTGATGGAAAATCTTGGAGTAAGGCAAGTAATTCAATCAATGGACACAAATATTTAAATCTAAAAACTGATATCAGCAGTCCAGAAATCACATATTACCAATTAAATACCTTATTTCCCATTTGGTCATATGCTTCCCAGGTCGCCACTGTTCACGTTTTACCTCAACCTATCAATGCGACCGATATAAAAATAGAGACCGATAGTAATTATCTATTCAACATTAATAATAATATCGTTAATAATAAAACTATTGCCCGCGCTCAAAAATTCCCCATTAATTCCACTGAGCCAGTCAATTGGTCGACAGATCGTCCCGATTTAGCAACTATCGACAAGGACGGTGTAATAACTGCCAATACTGTCGGTAATTCTGGAATTGTTAACGTAATTGGAACTATTCAAAATGTCGACGGCACCACTGTCCAAGGCCACAAAGAAATTAATATCGGTGGCGGTTTGACTAATCAATCCGTCGCATTTGGAAAATGTGCCACTTTTAAACTTCAAGGAACCGATGAAAATTCTCGAGATGAAACGAATGGCAATATCACTGTCAAGTGGTATAAACAGCCTTCTGGGCAAAAAAAAGAATTGGTTGCGACAGAAAATAATCCTGTTGGTCAAATTGCATATACTACTTCTAAAGTCACTACAAAAGATAATGACTCCCAATACTATGCTCAAATAATCGTCAATAATACCAAAAAAAGCGTCACGACCAGAGCAGCGACGTTAACGGTCTTGCCACCCAATGATCCTGACGTGCAAATAACAACTGCCCTGTCGAATAGAGATTTTAATATAAATAACACAGACACCGTTATAAACGATGTGACTAGTAACGACCATTTGGATTACCATTTAAACTTAACTAACAATAGTAAACGTTCCATTCACGACTCCTATTTACTATTACCACTACACCTCAACACTTCAGTCGATAACATTAAAGTCAATAATCAAGAAATCAATCCTCAAGATATTTCCACCACTACTAATAATGACAGACAACAGCTCAAAATAAATCTTCACAATCTAGTAATGCATGAAAAGAAGACCCTCGATGTTTCCACCACAGTGGGTAATATCACTAATCGTGAAACGTTTAATTCAATCCCCACGCTTTTCGGATTAGATCCAGACTCTGATGAATATACCAGCAAAGGCCCAGAATTGAGCATTAACTATTTAAGCAATAAATTAACTGCATCTTTTAAGGATATAAACTTTGAACCTATAACCATCTTTGATCATCACCAAATCAAACATCGAACCTACGAAACAAATGATCCTAATGCTGTCATTACGATCGACGACCAACGCCGTAATAGATCTCATCTCAAACTCTTTTTGAAACAATTAACTCCTTTTAAAAATGATAAGGGAAATATTTTACCAGCCGACTTAAGATTATATAGTAATGACTCTTATCAACCAACTTTGAATAATAAAGTTCTAGTCTCCGAATCTACTTTAGGAAAAATTTTTCAATCCGTTATTTGGAGTCATGATGATGGTCTCTTATTGCACATAGATAAGGATCACTTTTTGCCTGGACATTACAGTTCTAATCTTAGTTGGAACATTGAAGATAGCGTTTGATCATGGGTATACCAATTATACAAAAGGTATGATATATAGCCTTTATCTTGGATAACCAATTATATCGTTTATACTTAAAAGTAAGAGGAACGAAAAAGAAGAAGCAATGTTTTTCCTCCCTCAAAGACTCACTATGTGAGCTTACACTTACCAAAATGTCACCGATTAATAAGATCGTAGTCGCGGTAATTGTAATGAATGGGATAGTTACAATTCAAAAAACAGGTTGCAAAGGAGATGACGCAAAATCAATTTAAATAAAGATTTTGTAAGTTCAGAAAATGATATTAAATAAGCCTCGTGTTTCAAGTAAGTTCTTGATAATTCTTAAGAATAAAGAATTGTCACTCATCATGATAAATCCTCTTAAAAAGAAATACAGTTTAAACAAAAATGTCCCGAAAAAAGTTTTTAAAACTTCTTTCGGGACTATTTTTATTTATTCTTCTAAGAAGCTCATACGATCAGCAATATTAGTAATAATACCATCCACACCCCACTTAAGAAGTGTCTGAGCTCGATTAACGTCATCTATTGTCCAAGCATTAATTTCATACCCATAATCTTTCATCTGTTTAACTTTTTCTTCAGTTAGTGAAGAACCATCAGGATGAACTATCTTAGCGTGACAAGCTTGCATAACTAGATTCCAATCATCTCCAAGCGTTGCCCGACTGAATAAGACTGCATATTTCAAGTTAGGTCTTAATTTATACATTTTTTCCAACATAATAGGATTGAAACTCGAAATAATCAACTCTACATGTTCATCTAATCTATCCAAGGATTTCGCAAACTCTTCAACTAATCTATCAGCTAAATAATTGGCATTGTCCCCTACAACACCTTTTAGTTCAATATTAGCATTAATCTTGTGGATATTAAGAAAGTCGATCAGCTGGTCTAAAGTTGGTATTTTTTCACCACGGAATTTCTCCGCAAACCAATAACCCGCGTCAGCCTTTGAAACCAAATCACTATCAAGAGTTTCAATAGATCCAGATTGATTGGTGGTTCTATTTAATTTGTCGTCATGAATGACGAAGACTTTTTCATCTTTAGTAATACTCAAATCAGTTTCGATCCATTTAACATCCCGATTAACTACCTCATTAAACGAGGCCATCGTATTTTCAGGCGCTAGTGTTGGTATCCCTCTATGAGCGACAATTTTTTTATTCATAATAATCCTCCTGATAAGTAGAGTATACAACAGCAATGCAAGGGACTAAAAAAACCGAGGTGTCTATTCACGTAGCCTCAGTTTTTAGTTTTAATTTAGAATTCTAATTATTATCTTAAGCTTGGTATCTTGAAACACCGTCAAGATATGTTTCTGACAATGTCATATCATCATCAAGTACGATAAAGTCAGCATCTCTGCCATCGGCGATGATACCACATTTATCAAGAACCTTTGAACTCTTAGCAGCTGTGTAACTAGCCATTTCTACAGCTTCTTCTTCTGTAGCGATATTCCAGTCAACAACATTCTTAATAGCATCCTTCAACAA
This sequence is a window from Companilactobacillus alimentarius DSM 20249. Protein-coding genes within it:
- a CDS encoding zinc ribbon domain-containing protein, translated to MFCPNCGHKVEPNQKFCDNCGYALKKKNTETSNEAKDDDSVRSLSEIEKELNQEDPSSKKTEKKSVLQQAPAQKREYDQHNESQEKEPEMKTFKQNDRSSFQKASQTHRDEPLDDRTQVYSKNDFNPISQKPYKNNYDDPIKEPLGDSFKPTESELRAAKAKQAAEQTDPNDGFIHNMIKFAKNNAFISIIAVIIVAILLVFKRNYGFIALAVVLIVWFLLSQLGHGNETGANKALKRETSLKKSQPDNDSGNDYVADRHESKPRNKKNYAEDRIKTNKKTTAQKIIIISSIIGFIASIGGPFLNGVSLTSTISTAANYTANLGTAQPTWITNGFSAIRLICFLSPIIALIAASFRTRGSIRLVRIFTLLPTILYAALYGALYAGLVNSTAITGQVAVTTNGSFGTSFYVLLITAIVSLIMSYTLRPKIR
- a CDS encoding glycosyltransferase family 2 protein, with protein sequence MKNKLSIIMTAYNVDSYISSSIESVVAQTNRNFDLIIVDDCSTDQTRKIIFSYEKKYDWISVVCHKQNAGVSAARNTGLANADGNLVTFIDGDDWVEPSYVEHFLSKFEDYDVDMVTCGFFNEGENGKVKNKVSNRQTSVVGRDEAIKQIIKMTGTVMGYTWNKAYIRSIITDNKLRFQTDLDLMEDQVFNVEYATVARQFYLDNLPLYHYISRKDSITKRFAMENVRDVGVARMKVYKAIRDSTRKEKNQLE
- a CDS encoding tyrosine-protein phosphatase gives rise to the protein MQRILNLEGAINLRELGGYPTKDGTTIKYNKLLRSGDISNLTANSLKYLKKYGLKYVVDFRSENEQQTWSDVSSDFYRIYSDPVYPLTGNGDKLAGAINHGDYSYLGLIYQSVVLDKHGQAAYKMLFDLLLDNDQDHQSLLFHCAAGKDRTGIGALLILKALDVDNETITKDYLLTNLMYQDSKEIEKTLNDANGNQDINKMNMTKADLESITSIFNAIEHYYGSFENYLDKALGIDQAKLDKLKQLYTE
- a CDS encoding glycerophosphodiester phosphodiesterase family protein — translated: MNKKIVAHRGIPTLAPENTMASFNEVVNRDVKWIETDLSITKDEKVFVIHDDKLNRTTNQSGSIETLDSDLVSKADAGYWFAEKFRGEKIPTLDQLIDFLNIHKINANIELKGVVGDNANYLADRLVEEFAKSLDRLDEHVELIISSFNPIMLEKMYKLRPNLKYAVLFSRATLGDDWNLVMQACHAKIVHPDGSSLTEEKVKQMKDYGYEINAWTIDDVNRAQTLLKWGVDGIITNIADRMSFLEE
- a CDS encoding Ig-like domain-containing protein, encoding MRFYKHISKNIKTFLLLIIPFLVLGLSIFSSEQLTKADEEIVVVPKYTPTKDPKKFLGIWLTSGYSLQPKEDYYVTVNDSVTIKTNTGRSVWTFLTGALDSDSYQWWQTTDGKNWTKVSKADGGKKRKLPVTPKAAGTTWYQLDTQYAFLGINKKNFYSRIGAVHALPEPVDATSLDVTVDDDYLYNTSDQLSNTTYAHAKPTPSNATGTITWSVDDSSLATIDEDGEITANKDGKSGIVTVIATMTNPSGNKITGTKTVEIGGGLDDQKVKSGENATFTLKGNTGGEDDEENNGSVSIDWYRYDPVTDAKTKVESDGGPSYTTDDTTYADNNAFYQAVLTLKINLISKTITTNKARLTVTPSGDPNIQITNKMTNKSYSDESDNDHLLNNVVNQDNITYHDTLKNDSSEGLLKDAFYVIPMHSGTEINSVKINDEKLDTDRYSIIHEDDSDTDNLVISLDNLNMQETADIDVDTTAENITQKEERSYIPYVYGTNNDGNIYRKEAPIDKINYITNSLSATVQDINFGTINSFSKDTLKHRSTEANSSDNIIDFDDQRRDKNGVKVYVSQMNEFMDNNNETLPVSLRYYEGTSYTEVLNNKVQIAQTDNGQAVSAINWAKDDGLLLHVNEDHLKAGKYSTTLTWYFENSI